A genomic window from Chlorobium phaeobacteroides DSM 266 includes:
- the thrC gene encoding threonine synthase, whose amino-acid sequence MIYFSTNKSSTPVSIKKATLEGLAPDGGLYVPSEIPKFSAQELALLEDASFCNIALAIAKKFIGGAIPPDQLSDMIESCYPFDTPLVELEQNTFIEELFCGPTLAFKDYGARFLARLTGWFAAEDDRLITVLVATSGDTGSAVAYGFQGIANTRVVLLYPSGKVSRLQEQQLTTAGNNVEALEVKGDFDDCQRLVKQAFVDPALKERLTLTSANSINISRLIPQSFYYAWAAMQLKTGYGLTHPVFSVPSGNYGNITAGVLAKLMGFPVGHFVAASNANDSVTRYLEDGRYEPHPTITTISTAMDVGDPSNFARLRYLYGNDYRAMKKEITGVAISDKATRETIIKLHNEFGYIADPHTAVGFRALEEYRKASGNRSAGVVLSTAHPAKFLEAIEETLNKKIAIPDRLQAVLERKKQATLINASYNELAGFLEHLDKH is encoded by the coding sequence ATGATCTATTTCAGCACCAATAAATCATCCACCCCCGTTTCGATAAAAAAAGCGACCCTTGAAGGGCTTGCTCCCGACGGCGGGCTCTATGTTCCCTCTGAAATACCGAAATTTTCAGCGCAGGAGCTTGCCCTGCTTGAAGACGCAAGCTTCTGCAATATCGCTCTTGCGATAGCAAAAAAATTTATCGGAGGAGCAATCCCTCCCGATCAGCTCAGCGACATGATTGAAAGCTGTTACCCTTTCGATACGCCGCTTGTCGAGCTCGAACAAAACACCTTTATCGAAGAACTTTTCTGTGGACCCACCCTGGCATTCAAAGACTACGGCGCACGTTTTCTTGCCCGGCTCACCGGCTGGTTTGCCGCAGAAGACGACAGGCTGATCACCGTGCTTGTCGCAACGTCAGGAGACACAGGCAGCGCCGTAGCCTACGGATTTCAGGGAATTGCGAACACACGGGTCGTGCTCCTCTACCCCTCGGGAAAAGTAAGCCGACTGCAGGAACAACAGCTCACCACTGCAGGAAACAATGTCGAAGCGCTTGAAGTAAAAGGCGATTTCGACGACTGCCAGCGACTGGTCAAACAGGCATTTGTCGATCCCGCTCTCAAAGAGAGGCTCACCTTGACCTCGGCAAACTCGATCAACATATCAAGACTGATCCCCCAATCATTTTACTATGCCTGGGCGGCCATGCAACTGAAAACCGGATACGGGTTGACCCATCCGGTATTCTCGGTGCCGAGCGGCAACTACGGAAACATCACGGCCGGCGTGCTTGCAAAGCTCATGGGTTTCCCTGTCGGCCATTTCGTAGCCGCATCAAATGCAAACGACAGCGTCACCCGATACCTCGAAGACGGAAGATATGAACCGCACCCGACCATCACAACCATCTCAACGGCAATGGATGTAGGCGATCCGAGCAACTTCGCCCGCCTCAGATATCTCTACGGAAACGATTACCGGGCCATGAAAAAAGAGATAACGGGAGTAGCCATATCGGACAAGGCGACCAGAGAAACAATTATCAAGCTCCATAACGAGTTCGGCTATATTGCCGATCCCCATACCGCCGTCGGATTTCGCGCCCTTGAAGAGTACCGTAAAGCAAGCGGAAACCGTTCGGCAGGAGTGGTACTCTCAACAGCTCATCCGGCAAAGTTTCTCGAAGCCATAGAGGAGACACTCAATAAAAAAATCGCCATTCCCGATCGCCTGCAAGCCGTGCTCGAAAGAAAAAAACAGGCCACCCTCATCAACGCCAGCTATAACGAACTGGCCGGGTTTCTGGAACATCTCGACAAGCATTAA
- a CDS encoding F0F1 ATP synthase subunit gamma has product MPTLKDIRVRIKGVKSTQQVTKAMKMVAAAKLRRAQERAIMARPYARKLKEMLGSLSDKVDTSLNPLLSNRSEVNKVVVILITADRGLCGAFNTNIVKLAYKLIHEDYAAQHSKNGVSLICAGSRGFDFFRKRGYNIIKGYPGVFQRLDFSFAKEIAETVSGMYLRGEADRVVVVYNEFKSVLAPVLKFETLLPITPEASGKDGGSDYIYEPSPESIIDVLVPKHLNTQVWRVMLESNAAEQAARMSAMDSATENAKELLRTLNISYNRARQAAITKELSEIVGGADALKG; this is encoded by the coding sequence ATGCCTACATTAAAGGATATCCGTGTACGGATCAAAGGGGTAAAATCCACTCAGCAGGTCACCAAAGCGATGAAAATGGTGGCTGCCGCCAAATTGAGAAGAGCCCAGGAGCGGGCAATCATGGCGCGCCCCTATGCCAGAAAGCTCAAAGAGATGCTCGGCTCGCTCTCTGACAAGGTCGATACATCACTCAATCCGCTGCTCTCGAACCGTTCCGAGGTCAACAAGGTTGTTGTGATTCTTATTACCGCAGACAGAGGTCTTTGCGGCGCATTCAATACCAATATCGTCAAGCTTGCCTATAAGCTTATTCATGAGGATTATGCGGCTCAGCACAGCAAGAACGGTGTAAGTCTGATCTGCGCGGGTTCACGCGGGTTTGATTTTTTCCGCAAGAGAGGGTACAATATCATCAAAGGGTATCCCGGTGTTTTTCAGCGCCTTGATTTCAGTTTCGCAAAGGAAATTGCTGAAACGGTTTCCGGCATGTATCTTCGCGGCGAAGCTGACAGGGTTGTTGTTGTGTACAATGAGTTTAAATCGGTTCTTGCTCCGGTGTTGAAGTTTGAAACGCTTTTGCCGATCACCCCTGAAGCTTCAGGCAAGGATGGAGGAAGCGATTATATCTATGAGCCGTCGCCCGAGTCGATTATCGATGTTCTGGTGCCGAAGCATCTCAATACCCAGGTCTGGAGAGTCATGCTCGAATCGAATGCTGCCGAGCAGGCGGCCCGTATGTCTGCAATGGATTCAGCGACAGAGAATGCCAAGGAACTGCTCCGAACGCTCAATATCAGCTATAATCGCGCAAGGCAGGCTGCTATCACCAAAGAGTTGAGCGAGATTGTCGGTGGCGCAGATGCTCTGAAAGGCTGA
- a CDS encoding homoserine kinase has protein sequence MKTVRGFASATVGNVACGFDVLGFAITEPGDEVILTLHEERKSECPVSITAISGDGGALPLDPKKNTSSFVVLKFLEYIRTSKGIDFKGHIDLELKKNLPLSSGMGSSAASAAAALAAANELLGQPCSKMELVHFAVEGERVACGSAHADNAAPAILGNFVLIRSYAPLDLITIPSPEHLFCTLVHPHTELKTSFARSVLPRSIPLKTATQQWGNVGALIAGLLKSDYDLIGRALVDVVAEPKRAPLIPGFLDVKHAAIDCGALGCSIAGSGPSVFAFSSSKETAERVGQAMREAFLLPETNLKSDMWVSPICKEGAKVL, from the coding sequence ATGAAAACAGTCAGAGGATTCGCTTCAGCAACCGTAGGAAACGTCGCCTGCGGTTTCGATGTTTTGGGATTCGCCATTACCGAACCGGGCGATGAGGTAATACTCACGCTCCATGAAGAACGAAAAAGCGAGTGCCCGGTCTCCATCACCGCCATTTCCGGAGATGGAGGAGCGCTGCCTCTCGATCCGAAAAAAAACACCTCGAGCTTTGTCGTTCTGAAGTTCCTCGAATACATACGAACAAGCAAAGGAATTGACTTCAAAGGACACATCGACCTTGAGCTGAAAAAAAACCTTCCCCTGAGCAGCGGCATGGGCAGCAGTGCGGCAAGTGCGGCAGCGGCGCTTGCCGCCGCAAACGAGCTCCTCGGTCAACCCTGCTCAAAAATGGAACTGGTACACTTCGCCGTTGAAGGAGAACGCGTTGCCTGCGGCTCAGCCCATGCCGACAACGCAGCGCCGGCGATTCTCGGCAATTTCGTGCTTATCCGCAGCTACGCGCCGCTTGATCTCATCACGATACCCTCGCCCGAGCATCTCTTCTGCACCCTTGTGCACCCGCATACCGAGCTGAAAACATCCTTTGCCCGCTCAGTACTGCCAAGGTCCATACCGCTTAAAACAGCAACCCAGCAATGGGGAAACGTCGGCGCACTTATCGCCGGACTTCTGAAATCGGATTACGATCTCATAGGCCGCGCACTCGTCGATGTAGTAGCCGAACCCAAACGAGCGCCGCTGATTCCGGGCTTTCTCGACGTCAAACATGCAGCGATCGACTGCGGAGCGCTCGGATGCAGCATTGCCGGTTCAGGCCCCTCCGTCTTTGCCTTTTCCTCCTCAAAAGAGACGGCAGAACGCGTCGGCCAAGCCATGCGAGAGGCATTTCTCCTCCCTGAAACAAACCTCAAGTCAGATATGTGGGTATCACCGATCTGCAAGGAAGGCGCAAAAGTATTGTAA
- the atpA gene encoding F0F1 ATP synthase subunit alpha translates to MSTTVRPDEVSSILRKQLAGFESEADVYDVGTVLQVGDGIARVYGLSKAAAGELLEFPNKVMGMALNLEEDNVGAVLFGESNLVKEGDTVKRTGILASIPVGEAMLGRVINPLGEPIDGKGPIETQIRLPLERRAPGVIYRKSVHEPLQTGLKAIDSMIPIGRGQRELIIGDRQTGKTAVAIDTIINQKGKGVFCIYVAIGLKGSTVAQVVNTLEKFGAMEYTTVITATASDPAPLQFIAPFAGATLGEYFRDTGRHALVVYDDLSKQAVAYRQLSLLLRRPPGREAYPGDVFYLHSRLLERAAKITDDIEVARKMNDLPDALKSMVKGGGSLTALPVIETQAGDVSAYIPTNVISITDGQIFLESNLFNSGQRPAINVGISVSRVGGSAQIKAMKKVAGTLRLDLAQFRELEAFSKFGSDLDKTTKAQLDRGARLVEILKQGQYIPMAVEKQVAIIFLGTQGLLDAVDVTRIRKFEEEFLGLLEHKHPEVLKAIAETGTLETDTANKIKEAAQKFIASFNQKAKA, encoded by the coding sequence ATGTCTACAACAGTCAGGCCTGATGAGGTTTCATCCATACTTCGCAAGCAGCTTGCCGGTTTTGAGTCCGAGGCTGATGTCTACGATGTGGGAACAGTTTTGCAGGTTGGTGACGGTATCGCCCGTGTGTATGGATTATCCAAGGCGGCTGCCGGTGAACTTCTTGAGTTTCCCAACAAGGTGATGGGTATGGCGCTTAACCTTGAAGAAGACAATGTCGGCGCGGTATTGTTCGGAGAATCCAATCTGGTTAAAGAGGGCGATACGGTTAAACGAACCGGTATTCTTGCCTCTATCCCGGTTGGCGAGGCTATGCTTGGAAGGGTCATCAATCCTCTGGGAGAGCCGATTGACGGAAAAGGGCCGATCGAAACACAGATCAGGCTTCCGCTCGAGCGCAGGGCACCTGGCGTTATCTACCGTAAATCAGTGCATGAACCGCTTCAGACCGGACTCAAGGCGATCGACTCGATGATTCCTATCGGCCGCGGACAGCGCGAGCTTATTATTGGCGATCGTCAGACCGGAAAGACGGCGGTTGCAATCGATACCATTATCAACCAGAAGGGCAAGGGCGTTTTCTGTATCTATGTCGCTATCGGTCTGAAAGGGTCAACGGTGGCTCAGGTGGTCAATACGCTTGAGAAATTCGGCGCCATGGAGTATACCACGGTTATTACGGCTACGGCTTCCGATCCGGCGCCTCTTCAGTTTATCGCTCCGTTCGCAGGCGCTACTCTTGGCGAGTATTTCCGCGATACCGGCCGCCACGCGCTGGTTGTTTATGACGATCTTTCAAAGCAGGCTGTTGCCTATCGCCAGCTCTCCCTGCTCCTTCGCCGTCCGCCGGGACGCGAAGCATATCCCGGCGATGTATTCTATTTACATTCCCGTCTTCTCGAAAGGGCTGCAAAGATTACTGATGATATTGAGGTTGCAAGGAAGATGAACGATCTTCCCGATGCGCTCAAATCGATGGTTAAAGGCGGCGGCAGTCTTACTGCGCTTCCTGTTATTGAAACCCAGGCGGGTGACGTTTCCGCGTATATTCCGACCAACGTTATTTCGATTACCGATGGTCAGATTTTTCTTGAGTCGAACCTTTTCAATTCGGGTCAGCGGCCTGCAATCAACGTTGGTATTTCGGTATCCCGCGTTGGTGGTTCTGCACAGATCAAGGCAATGAAAAAGGTTGCCGGTACCCTGCGACTCGATCTTGCGCAGTTCCGTGAACTTGAGGCTTTCTCGAAATTCGGTTCGGATCTTGATAAAACCACGAAAGCGCAGCTTGACAGAGGCGCAAGACTGGTCGAGATTCTCAAGCAGGGCCAGTATATTCCAATGGCTGTTGAAAAACAGGTTGCCATCATCTTCCTTGGTACTCAGGGTTTGCTTGATGCTGTCGATGTAACGCGTATTCGCAAGTTTGAAGAGGAGTTCCTTGGGTTGCTTGAGCACAAGCATCCGGAAGTGCTCAAGGCGATTGCCGAAACGGGCACTCTTGAAACCGATACCGCTAACAAGATCAAGGAGGCAGCGCAGAAGTTTATCGCTTCCTTCAACCAGAAAGCAAAGGCGTAA